In Chryseobacterium salivictor, the DNA window CATTGGAAATCCGCGATAAATCGGTACCCAAATATTCGGCAAGCAAAGTTGGAATATTCGGTTTGGCTTTTAGTCCCGCGGTTTTAAGTTCAGAATCAATCCATTTTGCAATATTGTAATCTTTGACTTTTTCACTAAGAAACAGCATCTTTTTCTGCGTCAAAGTTTTGACAAATGCTTTCCGTGCATCTACTTTTTTGTATTTATAAGCGATAATTAAAACCGTAGATTCCACGGGGTTATCGGCGTAAGCCAACAACGCTTTGCTTTCAGCTTCAGTGAGGATAATATCCTGGGCTTCTTTTACGATAATCACTTGCCGGTCGCCCATCATGGGAAACTGCCTCGCCAGAGAAAGTACCTCAGCAAACGTGGTGTCTTTTCCGTACACTACAGTTTGGTTAAAGGCTTTTTCATCTTCCGTTAAAACATCGTTTTCAAATGATTTTAAGGCAACGTCCATAAAATAGGGTTCTTCGCCATGAAAAAAATAAATAGGCAAAAGCTCTTTATTTTTAATATTTTTGAGGATTAAATCTAATTCTTTCATAAATGGAACTTCCGAAACTGAATTTTAATGAGGATTTTGACTTTCAAATCAAGAGAGACAAAGATAAGTTTTTTATTTATGATCTGGTACGCAAATCCTGGCTTCTGCTCACGCCGGAAGAGTGGGTACGGCAACATTGGGTGCATTATTTTCACCTGACAAAACGCAGAAACTTATCGTCTTTGATTTTAGAGAAAAAGCTGGTGTTGAATGGAACCACAAAGAGAATAGATCTTTTGGTGACCGAAAAAACGGTCGCTAAAATCCTGGTTGAATGCAAAGCACCCCATATTAAACTGACCGAAAAAACCTTCGAACAAACAGCACGATACAATTCCGTTTTAGATGCAGAAGAAATTATTTTGAGCAATGGTTTGCAGCATATTTCCGCGAAGTTTGTTGATGGAAAATATGAATTCTACAAGGGTGAATTTTAAAGCTCATTTCTTTCCGATGCTATTTTCACCATCAATCCTGACTATTGTTATAACATAAACATTGTTTGCTTTTTGACATTTTGAACCTTAGTTTTGCACCATGACAAAAACAAACGGCACTTTTCTCTCTATTTTACCCTTGCTCCTCTTTGTAGGAATTTTTTTAGGATTCGGAATTTACAATCAGGATTTTTATGCTTTGCCCTCTCCCATCGCTGCTTTGATCGGAATTGTTTCCGCCTTTGTTTTGCTGAAAGGAAAAGTGAATGAAAAAATCGATACTTTTTTGAAAGGTTGTGGCGATGGTAAAATTCTGACCATGTGTATTATTTACCTTCTGGCAGGCGCTTTTGCAACGGTTTCGAAAGCCACGGGAAGCGTTGATACCATTGTGAACTTAGGTTTGAATTATATTTCGGCGGCGTATTTTCCGGTGGGGATTTTTGTGATAGCCTCATTTCTGTCTTTTGCGTCAGGGACGTCGGTGGGTTCCATCGTAACTTTGGGCCCGATTGTTATTGACCTGGCAGAAAAAAGCGGTTCTCCCTTAGGATTAATTGGTGCCGCTTTGCTTTCGGGAGCCATATTTGGCGATAATCTTTCGGTGATTTCAGACACGACGATTGCTGCGACACAGAGCTTGGGCTGCGAAATGAAAGATAAATTCCGGGTCAATTTCAAACTCGCTTTACCTGCGGCAATACTAGCCATTATTATTTTAATTATTATCGGATTTAATCAGGAAGCGACCTCTGTTGTAATGGAACAAAAGGATTTTAATTTTATGCTGATCCTTCCCTATTTGCTCGTTATCACACTTTCTATTATTGGGATTAATGTCTTTGTCGTGCTCTTTTCAGGATTGCTTTTTGCGGGCGTTTTAGGAATGGGTTACGGAACTTTTGGCCTGATGGATTTTGCCAAAAGCAGTTATGAAGGTTTTACCAGCATGACCGAAATCTTTCTGCTTTCGCTTCTTACCGGCGGTTTAGCAGCTTTGGTAGAACGGGCGGGCGGAATTAATTTTCTTTTAAGAAACATTAATAAAATCATCAATTCCAAAAAAACGGCTTTATTAGGAATTGGCGGATTGGTAACGGTGGCGAATTTCTGTGTCGCCAATAATACGATCGCCATTCTAATCTCCGGCAAAGTCTCCAAAGAAATTACCGAAAAATACGGGCTGAAACCTCAGGAAAGTGCTTCCGTTCTCGATATATTTGCATGTTATGTTCAGGGAATTATCCCGTATGGCGCGCAGATCTTGATTCTGATTTCTCTCAGCGGTTTCAAAATGAGTTATACCGATTTGGTTTTAAATTCTTTTTATCTGCATCTATTACTGGCAATTACTTTGATCTCGATATTAGTCAGAAAAAAAACTTCTGCCGTAACACCAATGACAACTTAAATTAAAATATGGCAATTAAAAATATTATTTTCGATTTCGGCGGCGTGGTGATGGATTGGAATCCGCGCTATTTTTTCAAAGATCATTTTAAGGATGATGAAAAGATGGAACATTTCCTCAAAAATATCGCAACCGATGAATGGAATGCAGAACAGGACCGCGGACGGACTTTAGCCGAAGGAACGGAAATCCAGGTGGCCAAACATCCGGAATGGGAAAAAGAAATCCGGGCTTATTACGACAACTGGACGACCATGTTGAAGTCAGAAATCCCACATAACGTCGCTGTTTTACGAAAACTGGAACATTCTAAATATCATCTTTTTGGCTTGACCAACTGGTCGGCAGAAACCTTTCCTTACGCATTGGAAAATTATGATTTCTTTAAGATCTTTCAGAACAAAATCGTAGTTTCCGGAACGGAAAAACTCATTAAACCAGATCCAACTATTTGGGAAGTTTTACTGGAACGGTATAAAATCAAAGCTGAAGAATCAGTCTTTATTGATGATAATGCCAAGAATATTGAATTGGCGAAAAGTCTGGGATTTATCTGCATTCATATCAAAAATGATACAGATTTAGAAAAGGAATTAAGAGATTTGGGAGTGGCGTTTTAGTTTCAACTCACCCCTTATAACGAAAATAAGAAGTGACGAAACTTTATAAATTAGAGTTTCTTCACTTCTTTCTCATTATTAAAACTACGATTATTATTCTTCCCGATTCACCAAATCCATCGAAAATGCAGGCATGCAGATGGCCAGATAATCACAGGGGTTTTCAAACGGATTGCTGTACCGAACGCGCGCGCCTTTTTCAATCAGAATGCTTTGTCCGGTTTCTAAAACGACGGTTTCACCATCGATTACAAACTGCTTTTTCCCTTTAATGATATAGGTAAATTCATCGAATTCGGGGGTTTGAAAAGGTTCGCTCCAGTTGGGCGGTGCCACCATGTGAGCTATGGAAATATCAGAATTCCCGGTGGAATTTCCCCAGATTTCTTCAATGAGTTTTCCGTCTGTTGTTGGAACAACGAAAGGTGATTTTTGAATTTTATATTTTGACATAAAGAAGTTTTAATAGTGATTCAAAATTACGAATTAATCTTTTCCTTTCCGAAATCCAAAACTGAAAATAAAAATGATTCAGAAAGTCTATGAGGAATTCAGATGAACATTCGGTTCATTATATGTAAATTTATCCTTAATAAAATTTAAAATGATGATACGATCCTTATTATTAACAGCAACAATTATGGTTTCAAGCAGTTTATTCAGTCAAAAAATGAACACCGTTTCTTATCAGGACGGAACTCAAAAACTCAGCGGTTTGGTTACCTCAAATGCAGGAAAAAAACTGCCCGGAGTTTTGATTTTACCGGCGTGGAAAGGTATTGATGATGAAGCGAAAGCCGCTGCATCCGATTTGGAAAAACAGGGTTATATTGCCTTCATTGCAGATATCTATGGCGAAGGAAACCATCCGAAAGACAATGCGGACGCCGCAAAAATTGCGGGTTCCTACAAGCAGAATTATGAAGCGTACCAGAAAAGAATTGCTCTGGCCTTAGACCAATTGAAAAAAAACGGAGCGATTCCTGAAAAAATCGCGGTGATCGGCTACTGTTTTGGCGGAACAGGCGCTTTGGAAGCAGCGCGCGGAAATCTTCCCGTTGCAGGGGTTGTTTCTATTCATGGCGGTTTAGGAAAGGACCAGGCCCGAAAAAACGGACCGATTGCTGCCAAGGTGTTAGTTGAAAATCCGGCTGACGACCAAAGTGTAACTCCGGAAGCTTATAACAGTTTGATCAAAGAAATTAAGGAAGGAAAAGCCGATTGGCAAATCATCACTTACGCCAATTCTAAACATACTTTTACGAATCCGGAATCGCCGGATTACAATCCGGTGATGGCGAAAAGAGCGTGGAATCATACTTTGATGTTTTTGAAAGAGATTTTAAAATAAGGAAAACGCTTAGCTTTATTTTTTTAACTTCAAAAATTTTCATTCTTCTTTTATTTAATAACTTAAAAAAAATCCTTTTCAAAAAATTATTGAAAAGGATTTAATATAAAGATTTGATTTGGTCTAAAACTGCATTTCAGGAATTTCTCCGTCGATGATTAAATCGGCCTCCGTAGATTTTATAATTTGTTCCACAGAAACGCCGGGTGCTCTTTCTAAAAGTTTGAAACCATTTGGTGTAACTTCTAAAACAGCCATTTCCGTCACTACTTTTTTCACGCAGCCTACTCCGGTTAAAGGTAATGTGCATTTTTTAAGGATTTTACTTTCGCCTGCTTTATTCACATGCATCATGGCAACAATAATATTTTCGGCAGAAGCCACAAGATCCATCGCGCCACCCATTCCTTTCACCATTTTTCCGGGAATTTTCCAGTTGGCGATATCGCCGTTTTCGGAAACTTCCATAGCGCCGAGAATGGTTAAATCTACTTTTTTGCTTCTGATCATGCCGAAACTGAACGCCGAATCAAAGAATGATGCGCCGGGAAGTGTGGTGATGGTCTGCTTTCCGGCATTGATTAAATCCGGATCTTCTTCACCTTCGAAGGGAAACGGTCCCATTCCGAGGACCCCGTTTTCACTTTGAAATTCTACCGAAAGATCGTGAGAAACGAAGTTCGCAACCAAAGTCGGAATTCCTATTCCGAGATTCACGTAATAACGGTCTTTCACTTCTTTGGAAATTCTTTGGGCGATTTGTTCTTTTGTAAGCATGATAAAAACTTTGACTGCAATTTAAATAAATTTCATTTCATATAAAAATGAGATTGATCCAATCGATGAGATTTCGCAAACAATCAGAATTATATCAGTAGTTTTGCACCTTATTATTTTACAAAAATGAAAACGCTTTTACATTATTTAAAACCTCATAAATGGTTGTTGATTATATCTTTATTTTTGGCCACCATCAATCAGGTATTCTCCCTGTTTGGTCCTGCGATTACGGGAAATATCCTCGATCAGCTCGTCACGCATCCGAACTTTTTTGACAAAGAAAAACTGTTGCCCAGAAATTTAGATGAATATTTTTATGGATCTGATCTTTATCACGGGGTCTTCTATTTTCTCGGACTTTTGATCGGAACGGCGATGGTAAGCCGAATTGCCAAAGCTTTTCAGGATTATGTCGTCAACGTGATTACCCAAAAATTCGGAGCCAATATTTTCACCGATGGATTACAGCATTCCATGGCACTTCCCTACCAGGAATTTGAAGACCAGAGAAGTGGTGAAACGCTTTCTATTTTAACGAAAGTTCGGGAAGATTCAGTGAAGTTTATAACGAATTTCATCAATATCTTTTTCGGGATTCTGGTGAGTATTATTTTCGTTTCTGTTTATGCGATCCGCCTTCACTGGTCCATTATGCCGGTATATGTGGTGGGAATTCTAATTATCTCTTTCATCACCAATTTACTCAGCAAAAGAATTAAAAATATTCAGAAAACAAT includes these proteins:
- the holA gene encoding DNA polymerase III subunit delta; translation: MKELDLILKNIKNKELLPIYFFHGEEPYFMDVALKSFENDVLTEDEKAFNQTVVYGKDTTFAEVLSLARQFPMMGDRQVIIVKEAQDIILTEAESKALLAYADNPVESTVLIIAYKYKKVDARKAFVKTLTQKKMLFLSEKVKDYNIAKWIDSELKTAGLKAKPNIPTLLAEYLGTDLSRISNELQKLKMILKEGEILDEKTIETNIGISKDFNVFELIKALGKKDEFGAFKIAHYMGKSKTHSLVMTTGNLYNFFSNLIIFHTMKAESPQSQASVMGVNPYFLKDFAEAARFYNLKNCTRAVSILREIDLKSKGLGAINMTDGELLKEMVYKILHIDQYKVQT
- a CDS encoding type I restriction enzyme HsdR N-terminal domain-containing protein, translated to MELPKLNFNEDFDFQIKRDKDKFFIYDLVRKSWLLLTPEEWVRQHWVHYFHLTKRRNLSSLILEKKLVLNGTTKRIDLLVTEKTVAKILVECKAPHIKLTEKTFEQTARYNSVLDAEEIILSNGLQHISAKFVDGKYEFYKGEF
- a CDS encoding Na+/H+ antiporter NhaC family protein — protein: MTKTNGTFLSILPLLLFVGIFLGFGIYNQDFYALPSPIAALIGIVSAFVLLKGKVNEKIDTFLKGCGDGKILTMCIIYLLAGAFATVSKATGSVDTIVNLGLNYISAAYFPVGIFVIASFLSFASGTSVGSIVTLGPIVIDLAEKSGSPLGLIGAALLSGAIFGDNLSVISDTTIAATQSLGCEMKDKFRVNFKLALPAAILAIIILIIIGFNQEATSVVMEQKDFNFMLILPYLLVITLSIIGINVFVVLFSGLLFAGVLGMGYGTFGLMDFAKSSYEGFTSMTEIFLLSLLTGGLAALVERAGGINFLLRNINKIINSKKTALLGIGGLVTVANFCVANNTIAILISGKVSKEITEKYGLKPQESASVLDIFACYVQGIIPYGAQILILISLSGFKMSYTDLVLNSFYLHLLLAITLISILVRKKTSAVTPMTT
- a CDS encoding HAD family hydrolase, whose amino-acid sequence is MAIKNIIFDFGGVVMDWNPRYFFKDHFKDDEKMEHFLKNIATDEWNAEQDRGRTLAEGTEIQVAKHPEWEKEIRAYYDNWTTMLKSEIPHNVAVLRKLEHSKYHLFGLTNWSAETFPYALENYDFFKIFQNKIVVSGTEKLIKPDPTIWEVLLERYKIKAEESVFIDDNAKNIELAKSLGFICIHIKNDTDLEKELRDLGVAF
- a CDS encoding cupin domain-containing protein, with the protein product MSKYKIQKSPFVVPTTDGKLIEEIWGNSTGNSDISIAHMVAPPNWSEPFQTPEFDEFTYIIKGKKQFVIDGETVVLETGQSILIEKGARVRYSNPFENPCDYLAICMPAFSMDLVNREE
- a CDS encoding dienelactone hydrolase family protein, which gives rise to MIRSLLLTATIMVSSSLFSQKMNTVSYQDGTQKLSGLVTSNAGKKLPGVLILPAWKGIDDEAKAAASDLEKQGYIAFIADIYGEGNHPKDNADAAKIAGSYKQNYEAYQKRIALALDQLKKNGAIPEKIAVIGYCFGGTGALEAARGNLPVAGVVSIHGGLGKDQARKNGPIAAKVLVENPADDQSVTPEAYNSLIKEIKEGKADWQIITYANSKHTFTNPESPDYNPVMAKRAWNHTLMFLKEILK
- a CDS encoding CoA transferase subunit B; translation: MLTKEQIAQRISKEVKDRYYVNLGIGIPTLVANFVSHDLSVEFQSENGVLGMGPFPFEGEEDPDLINAGKQTITTLPGASFFDSAFSFGMIRSKKVDLTILGAMEVSENGDIANWKIPGKMVKGMGGAMDLVASAENIIVAMMHVNKAGESKILKKCTLPLTGVGCVKKVVTEMAVLEVTPNGFKLLERAPGVSVEQIIKSTEADLIIDGEIPEMQF